One Flavobacterium sp. 90 DNA segment encodes these proteins:
- a CDS encoding glyceraldehyde 3-phosphate dehydrogenase NAD-binding domain-containing protein, which produces MKRIAINGFGRIGRAALKIITNTPDQEVVGINDLMSIENAVFLLQRDSIYGKYEKAVSFKDDTIFIEGKAIKYTTIKDPSELPWKSLSVDVVIESTGFFTNKPDAEKHLKAGAKFVVISGPTKDTPTIVHGVNTEEGKVEIFSCGSCTTNNIGPIMEILGRRIGIKKAILNTTHAYTASQTLVDAPSKREPRMGRAAGLNSAPAATGAAVAVTKALPELVGKFDGIAVRVPVPIGSISDITFVTQRGTTVEEINAILTEEAQTPRYNKVVEVSHEQLVSSDIIKSTFAATVDLEMTRVVDGDLVKVMAWYDNEWGFTNQMVRQIQEL; this is translated from the coding sequence ATGAAAAGAATTGCAATTAATGGTTTTGGCCGTATAGGCAGAGCCGCGTTAAAAATTATTACCAATACTCCTGATCAGGAAGTGGTAGGAATTAATGATCTAATGAGTATCGAAAATGCTGTTTTTTTATTGCAAAGAGATAGTATTTACGGTAAATATGAAAAAGCGGTATCGTTTAAAGATGATACTATTTTTATTGAAGGAAAGGCAATTAAATATACAACAATTAAGGATCCGTCAGAACTTCCGTGGAAATCTCTAAGTGTTGATGTTGTAATAGAAAGTACCGGTTTTTTTACCAATAAACCCGATGCAGAAAAACATTTGAAGGCAGGGGCTAAATTTGTGGTTATTTCTGGTCCTACAAAGGATACTCCCACAATTGTGCACGGTGTGAATACAGAGGAAGGAAAAGTAGAAATTTTTTCATGTGGTAGCTGTACAACGAATAATATTGGCCCAATTATGGAAATTCTTGGACGACGTATAGGGATAAAAAAAGCAATTTTAAATACTACACATGCCTATACGGCTTCTCAAACTTTAGTTGATGCTCCCTCTAAAAGAGAACCAAGAATGGGACGTGCGGCCGGTCTTAATTCAGCACCAGCTGCGACGGGTGCAGCTGTGGCCGTTACAAAAGCATTACCCGAATTGGTTGGCAAATTTGATGGTATTGCCGTGCGTGTGCCGGTGCCAATTGGTTCAATATCTGATATTACTTTCGTAACGCAAAGAGGAACTACAGTAGAAGAAATTAATGCGATTTTAACCGAAGAAGCGCAAACGCCCCGCTACAACAAAGTAGTTGAAGTTAGCCATGAGCAATTGGTTTCGAGCGACATAATTAAAAGCACTTTTGCTGCAACTGTAGATCTCGAAATGACAAGAGTGGTAGACGGAGATTTGGTTAAAGTTATGGCCTGGTACGATAACGAATGGGGATTTACAAATCAAATGGTCAGACAGATTCAGGAACTTTAA